A region from the Curtobacterium sp. MCBA15_012 genome encodes:
- a CDS encoding cold-shock protein: MANGTVKWFNAEKGFGFITVDGGGQDVFVHYSAIDMSGYKVLEEGQAVTFDVGTGSKGPQAESVRPA; encoded by the coding sequence ATGGCCAACGGAACCGTGAAGTGGTTCAACGCCGAGAAGGGCTTCGGCTTCATCACCGTCGATGGAGGGGGCCAGGACGTGTTCGTGCACTACTCGGCGATCGACATGTCGGGCTACAAGGTCCTCGAGGAGGGGCAGGCGGTCACGTTCGACGTCGGCACCGGCTCGAAGGGGCCGCAGGCCGAGTCGGTCCGCCCCGCCTGA
- a CDS encoding DUF2332 family protein: protein MNGTSSSTGTSSSTGTRERFAAYADRIAGTSPSYAAWARSVDDALVALLDAVPPQQRQPELVFAVARRLGADPSDPGALRAIGREARHAFVAALTTATVQANDPRRLGPVVPVLQALAAASARPLGLVDAGAAAGLCSIPDRVTLDHRVLDGAGEPGAPVRVHTAVADPAVHLTVTVSGAVPAPRSTPIRIGARVALDPNPIDLAEPHAFDRLVEAVPPEATDRTALMREAARAALAVPPVRVRGTLPGDLDRALDALPDGCEPVVLTTGTLVYVPGAGRQRVVDRLRERGVHWVTLERTGILDGVAATLPHDVDPEDPDAFATLSLDGVALGVSDPFGVRVRWFRPPGA from the coding sequence GTGAACGGGACCAGCAGCAGCACCGGCACGAGCAGCAGCACGGGCACCCGCGAGCGGTTCGCCGCGTACGCCGACCGGATCGCTGGCACCTCGCCGTCCTACGCCGCCTGGGCGCGGTCGGTGGACGACGCGCTCGTCGCGCTGCTCGACGCGGTCCCGCCGCAGCAGCGGCAGCCGGAGCTCGTCTTCGCGGTCGCGCGGCGGCTCGGCGCCGACCCGTCGGACCCCGGTGCGCTGCGCGCGATCGGACGGGAGGCACGCCACGCGTTCGTCGCGGCCCTCACCACCGCCACGGTGCAGGCCAACGACCCGCGGCGGCTCGGTCCCGTCGTCCCGGTCCTCCAGGCGCTCGCCGCCGCGTCCGCGCGACCGCTCGGGCTCGTCGACGCGGGGGCCGCGGCGGGCCTGTGCTCGATCCCGGACCGCGTCACGCTCGACCACCGCGTCCTGGACGGTGCGGGGGAGCCGGGCGCACCGGTCCGGGTGCACACCGCCGTCGCCGACCCCGCGGTGCACCTCACCGTGACGGTCTCCGGTGCCGTGCCCGCCCCGCGGTCGACCCCGATCCGCATCGGCGCACGGGTCGCACTCGACCCGAACCCGATCGACCTCGCGGAGCCGCACGCGTTCGACCGGCTCGTCGAGGCCGTCCCGCCCGAGGCGACGGACCGGACCGCCCTGATGCGCGAGGCGGCCCGCGCGGCGCTCGCCGTGCCTCCCGTCCGGGTCCGGGGCACGCTGCCCGGTGACCTGGACCGCGCACTGGACGCCCTGCCGGACGGCTGTGAACCGGTGGTGCTGACCACCGGGACCCTCGTGTACGTCCCGGGCGCGGGTCGGCAGCGGGTGGTCGACCGCCTCCGGGAGCGCGGCGTGCACTGGGTGACGCTCGAACGCACCGGGATCCTCGACGGGGTGGCGGCGACGCTGCCGCACGACGTCGACCCGGAGGACCCCGACGCCTTCGCGACCCTCTCGCTCGACGGCGTCGCGCTGGGTGTCTCCGACCCGTTCGGCGTCCGCGTGCGGTGGTTCCGCCCACCCGGTGCCTGA
- a CDS encoding site-specific integrase, producing the protein MARPPLVLGTWGNISATGKGTDWTASARFRDFDGVTRQVRRTGASRQKAKDALVEHLRDRVRLHGADLNGEARVSILADRWYDTLLGKRANGTLDVYRRTIKNHVRPALGELRVREVTVPVVDRHLVAVEENVGKATAALCRVVLMGMFSLAVRHGAAAMNPVRETENVTSTPGQIHTISREEVLLLRARLQEWDASKDRGGRQRLTDLADVFDMLIATGVRTGEVLALRWQDVDLRSEVKTVTITGTAVHVRGEGLQRQPKPKTAAGFRTLALPPFAVRMLVRRAATATTEWVFPSAVGTLRSPNNMRTQWRTFREALEYPDWLVPYTCRKTVATMIRNGQDLDAAAQQLGHGDTRWTRDHYTGHIHVGPDVRDLLDQFGDD; encoded by the coding sequence ATGGCCCGCCCACCGCTCGTCCTCGGCACGTGGGGCAACATCAGCGCGACCGGCAAGGGCACCGACTGGACCGCGTCGGCGCGGTTCCGGGACTTCGACGGCGTGACCCGGCAGGTGCGCCGGACCGGCGCGAGCCGGCAGAAGGCGAAGGACGCGCTCGTCGAGCACCTGCGCGATCGCGTCCGCCTGCACGGGGCCGACCTGAACGGCGAGGCTCGCGTCTCGATCCTCGCCGACCGCTGGTACGACACGCTCCTCGGCAAGCGAGCGAACGGCACCCTCGACGTCTACCGCCGAACGATCAAGAACCACGTCCGGCCGGCCCTCGGCGAGCTCCGCGTGCGCGAGGTCACCGTCCCCGTCGTCGACCGGCACCTCGTCGCCGTCGAGGAGAACGTCGGCAAGGCGACCGCCGCGCTCTGCCGAGTCGTGCTCATGGGCATGTTCTCGCTCGCCGTCCGGCACGGCGCCGCAGCGATGAACCCCGTGCGCGAGACCGAGAACGTCACGAGCACCCCGGGGCAGATCCACACCATCAGCCGCGAGGAGGTGCTCCTGCTCCGCGCCCGCCTGCAGGAGTGGGACGCGAGCAAGGATCGCGGGGGCCGCCAGCGCCTTACCGACCTGGCCGACGTGTTCGACATGCTCATCGCGACCGGCGTGCGCACCGGCGAGGTGCTCGCCCTCCGCTGGCAGGACGTCGACCTCCGCTCCGAGGTGAAGACCGTGACGATCACCGGCACCGCCGTGCACGTCCGTGGCGAGGGCCTGCAGCGGCAGCCGAAGCCGAAGACCGCCGCTGGGTTCCGGACGCTCGCGCTCCCGCCGTTCGCCGTTCGGATGCTCGTCCGCCGAGCCGCCACCGCGACGACCGAGTGGGTGTTCCCCTCCGCTGTCGGCACGCTGCGCTCCCCGAACAACATGCGCACCCAGTGGCGCACCTTCCGCGAGGCGCTCGAGTACCCCGACTGGCTCGTTCCGTACACGTGCCGGAAGACCGTCGCGACGATGATCCGCAACGGCCAAGACCTCGACGCCGCGGCGCAGCAGCTCGGCCACGGCGACACCCGCTGGACCCGTGACCACTACACGGGCCACATCCACGTCGGGCCGGACGTGCGTGACCTGCTCGACCAGTTCGGCGACGATTAG
- a CDS encoding LytR C-terminal domain-containing protein, giving the protein MSQRFPRDRFDEVHDGPRVGAHRGAQRRGRGWIAFAWAALATGVLVLLGVLALALVNGSYSFGGSTSSPAPAASSSAPASSEASPSESPSESASQEPEAAEPAAQGTTKVVVLNGTSTGGLAARGATALRGAGWKVASTGDAGTTGTASTIVYYQEESQAAVARGIAKTLGVTAVQQSDAFPNAGVSVVLGADYRG; this is encoded by the coding sequence ATGAGCCAGAGATTCCCGCGAGACCGCTTCGACGAGGTCCACGACGGACCCCGTGTCGGCGCCCACCGCGGCGCCCAGCGACGTGGACGCGGGTGGATCGCCTTCGCGTGGGCGGCGCTCGCGACCGGCGTGCTCGTGCTCCTCGGGGTGCTGGCGCTCGCGCTCGTGAACGGCAGCTACTCCTTCGGCGGCTCGACCTCGTCGCCGGCCCCGGCCGCGTCGTCCTCCGCCCCCGCGAGCTCGGAGGCGTCGCCGTCCGAGTCGCCCTCGGAGTCCGCCTCCCAGGAGCCCGAGGCCGCGGAGCCCGCCGCACAGGGGACGACCAAGGTCGTCGTCCTGAACGGCACGTCGACCGGCGGTCTCGCGGCCCGCGGTGCCACGGCGCTGCGGGGCGCCGGGTGGAAGGTCGCCTCGACGGGTGACGCCGGCACGACCGGCACGGCGTCGACGATCGTCTACTACCAGGAGGAGTCGCAGGCCGCGGTGGCACGCGGCATCGCGAAGACGCTCGGGGTGACCGCGGTGCAGCAGTCCGACGCGTTCCCGAACGCCGGGGTGTCCGTCGTCCTGGGTGCCGACTACCGCGGCTGA
- a CDS encoding GNAT family N-acetyltransferase: MSEHSVRRAHWSRLTTDELYGIVRLRNRVFALEQRVTAEDLDGRDRAADTEHWWFGADTGAEGHEVVGYLRLVRPAADEQHPAGSAPPAWVIGRVATHPDHRGRGIAGSLVAAVLAEHGHEPFVLHAQEYVAGLYERHGFRRFGTPYDEAGIRHVGMHRP; encoded by the coding sequence GTGTCCGAGCATTCCGTACGCCGCGCCCACTGGAGCCGCCTGACGACGGACGAACTGTACGGGATCGTGCGGCTCCGGAACCGGGTCTTCGCGCTCGAGCAGCGGGTCACCGCCGAGGACCTCGACGGGCGTGACCGCGCTGCGGACACCGAGCACTGGTGGTTCGGAGCGGACACCGGTGCGGAGGGGCACGAGGTGGTCGGCTACCTCCGCCTGGTCCGGCCCGCGGCCGACGAGCAGCACCCGGCCGGGTCGGCTCCGCCCGCGTGGGTGATCGGCCGCGTCGCCACGCACCCCGACCACCGCGGTCGGGGCATCGCGGGCAGCCTGGTGGCCGCGGTCCTCGCCGAGCACGGGCACGAACCGTTCGTGCTGCACGCCCAGGAGTACGTGGCCGGTCTCTACGAGCGGCACGGTTTCCGTCGGTTCGGGACGCCCTACGACGAGGCCGGCATCCGCCACGTCGGGATGCACCGCCCGTGA
- a CDS encoding ImmA/IrrE family metallo-endopeptidase, with translation MKELLHRAAALGVRVVLTHLPDDLLGGYSPVEDRIYLDLGLTPSERRSTLAHELGHVYYGHTCDLGPHSPLERQADTYAATLLVHPEEYAELEQISPDVHYIAEELNVTPKIVHDFRRYVLQRLGERTYAGRRRVLV, from the coding sequence TTGAAGGAACTGCTCCACCGCGCCGCCGCCCTGGGCGTGCGCGTCGTCCTGACCCACCTCCCGGACGACCTCCTCGGCGGCTACAGCCCCGTGGAGGACCGGATCTACCTTGACCTCGGACTCACCCCCAGCGAGCGGCGGTCGACCCTCGCGCACGAGCTCGGCCACGTCTACTACGGCCACACCTGCGACCTCGGCCCGCACAGCCCTCTCGAGCGCCAGGCAGACACGTACGCAGCGACCCTCCTCGTGCACCCCGAGGAGTACGCCGAGCTCGAGCAGATCAGCCCGGACGTCCACTACATCGCCGAGGAGCTCAACGTGACGCCGAAGATCGTCCACGACTTCCGGCGCTATGTCCTGCAGCGGCTCGGGGAGCGCACCTACGCCGGTCGCCGCCGGGTCCTCGTCTGA
- a CDS encoding DUF3263 domain-containing protein → MTALPADELSELDKHVLAFEHDRARHDRTKEAEIRVEFDMSPARYYQVLNRVIDHPAALAYDPQLVGRLQRLRHARTRARATRSFVAAATTPDPREEER, encoded by the coding sequence GTGACCGCCCTCCCCGCCGACGAGCTCAGCGAGCTCGACAAGCACGTGCTCGCGTTCGAGCACGACCGGGCACGGCACGACCGCACGAAGGAAGCGGAGATCCGGGTCGAGTTCGACATGTCGCCGGCGCGCTACTACCAGGTGCTCAACCGCGTGATCGACCACCCCGCAGCCCTCGCGTACGACCCGCAGCTGGTCGGACGCCTGCAGCGGCTCCGGCACGCGCGCACCCGTGCGCGGGCCACGCGGTCCTTCGTCGCCGCCGCCACGACGCCCGATCCCCGTGAAGAGGAACGATGA
- the groL gene encoding chaperonin GroEL (60 kDa chaperone family; promotes refolding of misfolded polypeptides especially under stressful conditions; forms two stacked rings of heptamers to form a barrel-shaped 14mer; ends can be capped by GroES; misfolded proteins enter the barrel where they are refolded when GroES binds), whose translation MAKIIAFDEEARRGLERGLNILADAVKVTLGPRGRNVVLEKKWGAPTITNDGVSIAKEIELDDPYEKIGAELVKEVAKKTDDVAGDGTTTATVLAQALVREGLRNVAAGADPVSLKRGIEKAVAAVSDQLLANAKDIETKDQIAATASISAADPTIGALIAEAIDKVGKEGVVTVEESNTFGTELELTEGMRFDKGYLSQYFVTDPERQEAVFEDPYILIVNSKISNIKDLLPVVDKVIQAGKQLLIIAEDVDGEALATLVVNKIRGIFKSVAVKAPGFGDRRKAMLQDIAILTGGQVISEEVGLKLENATLDLLGKARKVIITKDETTIIEGAGDDEQIAGRVRQIRSEIEATDSDYDREKLQERLAKLAGGVAVIKAGAATEVELKERKHRIEDAVRNAKAAVEEGIVAGGGVALIQASVVLDTLELQGDEATGANIVRVAIDAPLKQIALNAGLEPGVVAAKVRELESGHGLNAATGEYVDLVAAGIIDPAKVTRSALQNAASIAGLFLTTEAVVADKPEKASAMPAGDPSGGMDF comes from the coding sequence ATGGCAAAGATCATTGCTTTCGACGAGGAGGCCCGTCGCGGCCTCGAGCGCGGCCTCAACATCCTGGCCGACGCCGTGAAGGTGACGCTCGGCCCGCGCGGCCGCAACGTCGTCCTCGAGAAGAAGTGGGGCGCCCCCACGATCACGAACGACGGTGTCTCCATCGCCAAGGAGATCGAGCTCGACGACCCGTACGAGAAGATTGGCGCGGAGCTCGTCAAGGAGGTCGCCAAGAAGACCGACGACGTCGCCGGTGACGGAACCACCACCGCGACCGTGCTCGCCCAGGCGCTCGTCCGCGAGGGCCTCCGCAACGTCGCCGCCGGTGCCGACCCCGTGTCGCTCAAGCGCGGCATCGAGAAGGCCGTCGCCGCCGTCTCCGACCAGCTCCTCGCCAACGCGAAGGACATCGAGACCAAGGACCAGATCGCCGCGACCGCGTCGATCTCGGCCGCCGACCCCACCATCGGTGCGCTCATCGCCGAGGCGATCGACAAGGTCGGCAAGGAGGGTGTCGTCACCGTCGAGGAGTCGAACACCTTCGGCACCGAGCTCGAGCTGACCGAGGGCATGCGCTTCGACAAGGGCTACCTGTCGCAGTACTTCGTCACGGACCCCGAGCGCCAGGAAGCCGTCTTCGAGGACCCGTACATCCTCATCGTCAACTCGAAGATCTCCAACATCAAGGACCTGCTCCCGGTCGTCGACAAGGTGATCCAGGCGGGCAAGCAGCTCCTCATCATCGCCGAGGACGTCGACGGCGAAGCGCTGGCGACCCTCGTCGTGAACAAGATCCGTGGCATCTTCAAGTCCGTCGCCGTCAAGGCCCCGGGCTTCGGTGACCGCCGCAAGGCCATGCTGCAGGACATCGCGATCCTGACCGGTGGCCAGGTCATCTCCGAGGAGGTCGGTCTCAAGCTCGAGAACGCGACCCTCGACCTGCTGGGCAAGGCCCGCAAGGTGATCATCACCAAGGACGAGACGACCATCATCGAGGGCGCCGGCGACGACGAGCAGATCGCGGGCCGCGTCCGTCAGATCCGCTCCGAGATCGAGGCGACCGACTCCGACTACGACCGCGAGAAGCTCCAGGAGCGTCTCGCCAAGCTCGCCGGCGGCGTCGCCGTCATCAAGGCGGGTGCGGCGACCGAGGTCGAGCTCAAGGAGCGCAAGCACCGCATCGAGGACGCCGTCCGCAACGCGAAGGCCGCCGTCGAGGAGGGCATCGTCGCCGGTGGTGGCGTCGCCCTCATCCAGGCGTCCGTCGTGCTCGACACCCTCGAGCTCCAGGGCGACGAGGCGACCGGCGCGAACATCGTCCGCGTCGCGATCGACGCACCGCTCAAGCAGATCGCGCTGAACGCCGGTCTCGAGCCGGGCGTCGTCGCCGCCAAGGTCCGCGAGCTCGAGTCGGGCCACGGCCTGAACGCTGCGACCGGCGAGTACGTCGACCTCGTCGCCGCGGGCATCATCGACCCGGCCAAGGTCACGCGCTCGGCGCTGCAGAACGCTGCGTCGATCGCCGGTCTGTTCCTCACGACCGAGGCCGTCGTCGCCGACAAGCCCGAGAAGGCATCGGCCATGCCGGCCGGCGACCCCTCGGGTGGCATGGACTTCTAG
- the msrB gene encoding peptide-methionine (R)-S-oxide reductase MsrB produces the protein MAYNVDKSDAQWREELSPDQYAVLRQAGTERPWTGELLDEERAGVYTCAACGAELFQSGTKFDSGCGWPSFYESVRPEAVQLIEDKSLGMVRTEVRCANCGGHLGHVFADGFGTPTGDRYCMNSISLNFSAAE, from the coding sequence ATGGCGTACAACGTCGACAAGTCCGATGCCCAGTGGCGCGAGGAGCTCTCCCCGGACCAGTACGCCGTCCTCCGGCAGGCCGGGACCGAGCGTCCGTGGACGGGCGAGCTGCTCGACGAGGAGCGCGCCGGCGTCTACACGTGTGCGGCGTGCGGCGCGGAGCTGTTCCAGAGCGGCACGAAGTTCGACTCCGGCTGCGGCTGGCCGTCGTTCTACGAGTCGGTCCGCCCGGAGGCCGTGCAGCTCATCGAGGACAAGTCCCTCGGCATGGTCCGCACCGAGGTGCGCTGCGCGAACTGCGGCGGCCACCTGGGTCACGTCTTCGCGGACGGCTTCGGCACCCCGACCGGTGACCGCTACTGCATGAACTCGATCTCGCTGAACTTCTCGGCTGCGGAGTGA